The following proteins come from a genomic window of Maylandia zebra isolate NMK-2024a linkage group LG22, Mzebra_GT3a, whole genome shotgun sequence:
- the sh3bgrl3 gene encoding SH3 domain-binding glutamic acid-rich-like protein 3 — MGIKLYYTTVTASRTVKSQQAEVIRILESKSIQYELIDISVGGELRDEMRSKVGDPTAVPPQLFNEHQYCGNYEMFSEAVEADTVEQFLKLA; from the exons ATGGGAATCAAACTGTACTACACCACTGTTACTGCCTCGAGGACG GTGAAGTCTCAACAGGCAGAAGTGATACGAATCCTTGAAAGCAAAAGCATCCAGTACGAGCTCATCGACATCTCTGTGGGCGGGGAGCTCCGTGATGAAATGAGGAGCAAAGTGGGGGACCCGACGGCAGTCCCTCCCCAGCTTTTCAACGAACACCAGTACTGTGGG AACTATGAAATGTTTTCCGAGGCAGTGGAAGCGGATACAGTGGAACAGTTTCTGAAACTGGCGTGA